The proteins below come from a single Rhodococcus sp. WMMA185 genomic window:
- a CDS encoding serine hydrolase domain-containing protein: MTTTTPWPLMGRTVRAPARMLVDRRFGMLVDQFFALFHDTRQGGGALAVYLHGEPVVDVWAGWSSRETRWKEDTVTLTFSTGKGVASTVLHRLADRGIIDYDLPVAHYWPLFAAAGKEAITVRELLSHRAGLHRVRGLVPGPLSLMDHSLVSAALAAAEPDPRRLKAPGYHAVTFGALVAELTSRASGMPFTDLVRTEIAEPLGVKEFWYEVPVGERGRIAKTFPRINPFGVPWAATSFAMSRLPGLRDVADAGMPAGFDLLVRNPAIHDSVMPGWNGVFNARALARMYGALANRGTVGGSEFLRPEVVAQVSEVQTTARDYVLGIPMNWRLGYHAGMVARRRQPRNTFGHYGLGGSGAFADPDTGLSVAFVTNRLGNMLTPFADFRLPRLGSTALAIAERL; encoded by the coding sequence ATGACTACCACGACGCCGTGGCCGTTGATGGGCCGTACCGTACGGGCTCCGGCGAGAATGCTGGTGGACCGCCGGTTCGGGATGCTCGTCGATCAGTTCTTTGCACTCTTCCACGACACCCGTCAGGGCGGCGGCGCGCTGGCCGTATACCTGCACGGAGAACCGGTCGTGGACGTGTGGGCGGGCTGGTCGAGCCGCGAGACCCGGTGGAAGGAAGACACCGTCACCCTCACGTTCTCTACGGGCAAGGGTGTTGCGTCCACCGTGCTGCACCGTCTCGCGGATCGAGGCATCATCGATTACGACCTGCCGGTAGCGCATTACTGGCCGTTGTTCGCTGCGGCGGGCAAAGAAGCCATCACCGTCCGTGAACTGCTGTCGCATCGTGCCGGGCTGCACCGAGTTCGTGGGCTCGTTCCCGGTCCGCTGAGTCTGATGGACCATTCCCTGGTCAGCGCGGCCCTAGCGGCTGCCGAACCGGATCCGCGCAGGCTGAAAGCGCCCGGATATCACGCGGTGACGTTCGGTGCGCTCGTTGCCGAACTGACTTCCCGGGCATCAGGCATGCCGTTTACCGACCTCGTGCGCACCGAGATCGCCGAACCACTCGGGGTGAAGGAATTCTGGTACGAGGTGCCCGTTGGTGAACGTGGCCGGATCGCGAAGACTTTCCCACGTATCAACCCCTTCGGGGTCCCGTGGGCGGCCACTTCGTTCGCAATGTCGCGATTGCCCGGGTTGCGCGACGTGGCGGATGCCGGCATGCCTGCCGGATTCGATCTCCTCGTCCGCAACCCCGCGATCCACGACAGCGTTATGCCGGGATGGAATGGGGTTTTCAACGCCCGGGCCCTGGCCAGGATGTACGGAGCGTTGGCGAACCGCGGCACAGTCGGCGGCAGCGAGTTCCTCCGGCCGGAGGTGGTGGCGCAGGTGAGCGAGGTGCAAACGACCGCGCGAGACTACGTGCTGGGCATCCCGATGAATTGGCGTCTCGGGTATCACGCGGGGATGGTAGCCCGGAGAAGGCAACCTCGGAATACGTTTGGGCACTATGGGTTAGGAGGATCCGGTGCCTTCGCGGATCCGGATACGGGGCTGTCGGTCGCCTTCGTCACGAACCGGCTCGGTAACATGCTGACACCCTTCGCGGACTTCCGGCTGCCCAGGCTCGGCTCAACCGCACTCGCGATTGCCGAGAGGTTGTAG
- a CDS encoding Rv3143 family two-component system response regulator, with the protein MTDATADKTRPDRLRVLVYSDDANTREKVILALGKRPHPDLPELEYVEVATAAVVIAQMDAGGIDLAILDGEAVPAGGMGIAKQLKDEIDRCPPILVLTGRPDDAWLASWSRAEAAVPHPIDPLELSEAVIALLRTRLPA; encoded by the coding sequence GTGACCGACGCGACCGCTGATAAGACCCGTCCCGATCGGCTGCGTGTCCTCGTCTACAGCGACGACGCGAACACCCGTGAGAAGGTCATCCTGGCGTTGGGAAAGCGTCCGCACCCAGACCTGCCGGAGTTGGAGTACGTCGAGGTAGCGACCGCTGCGGTCGTGATCGCGCAGATGGATGCGGGCGGCATCGATCTCGCCATTCTGGATGGGGAAGCAGTACCGGCCGGCGGAATGGGGATCGCCAAGCAGTTGAAGGACGAGATCGACCGGTGTCCTCCGATTCTTGTCCTCACCGGGCGCCCCGACGACGCCTGGCTGGCCTCTTGGTCGCGCGCCGAGGCGGCGGTGCCGCACCCGATCGATCCGCTCGAATTGTCGGAAGCGGTCATAGCGCTCCTGCGCACCCGACTGCCTGCCTAG
- a CDS encoding NADH-quinone oxidoreductase subunit A, whose translation MNVYVPILVLGAVAVAFAVFSVVISRIVGPKRYNSAKLEAYECGIEPAPHGIGSARFPVKYYMTAMLFIIFDIEIVFLYPWAVHFDALGVFGLVAMALFIFNVSVAYAYEWRRGGLSWD comes from the coding sequence ATGAATGTGTATGTGCCGATTCTCGTGCTCGGAGCGGTCGCGGTAGCGTTCGCGGTCTTCTCCGTAGTCATATCGAGAATCGTCGGCCCCAAGCGCTACAACAGCGCCAAGCTCGAAGCTTACGAATGCGGTATCGAGCCGGCGCCGCACGGCATCGGCTCAGCCCGTTTCCCGGTGAAGTACTACATGACCGCCATGCTGTTCATCATCTTCGATATCGAGATCGTGTTCCTTTACCCATGGGCCGTGCATTTCGACGCGCTCGGTGTCTTCGGTTTGGTTGCCATGGCCCTGTTCATCTTCAACGTCTCCGTCGCCTACGCATACGAGTGGCGACGTGGCGGTCTCAGCTGGGATTGA
- a CDS encoding NuoB/complex I 20 kDa subunit family protein — MGIEEKLPSGFLLTTVESLAGYFRKGSLWPASFGLACCAIEMMATAGGRYDLARFGMEAFRASPRQADLMIVAGRVSQKMAPVLRQIYDQMVEPKWVLAMGVCASSGGMFNNYAIVQGVDHVVPVDIYLPGCPPRPEMLLNAILTLHEKIQEMPLGVHREEVARAVEQAALAATPTIEMKGLLR; from the coding sequence ATGGGCATCGAGGAGAAGCTGCCGAGTGGCTTCCTGTTGACCACGGTCGAGTCGCTCGCGGGCTACTTCCGTAAGGGCTCATTGTGGCCGGCAAGTTTCGGGCTCGCCTGCTGCGCGATCGAGATGATGGCGACCGCGGGTGGACGCTACGATCTCGCCCGCTTCGGCATGGAGGCGTTCCGCGCCTCGCCGAGACAGGCTGATCTGATGATCGTCGCAGGCAGAGTCAGTCAGAAAATGGCCCCCGTTCTGCGGCAGATCTACGACCAGATGGTCGAGCCGAAGTGGGTGCTTGCTATGGGTGTCTGTGCGTCGTCCGGCGGCATGTTCAACAACTACGCAATCGTGCAGGGCGTCGACCACGTGGTACCCGTCGATATCTACCTGCCAGGGTGTCCTCCGCGCCCCGAGATGTTGCTGAACGCGATCCTCACGTTGCACGAGAAGATCCAGGAGATGCCTCTCGGTGTCCACCGCGAAGAGGTGGCGCGTGCAGTAGAGCAGGCGGCACTGGCGGCGACTCCCACGATCGAGATGAAAGGTCTCCTCCGTTGA
- a CDS encoding NADH-quinone oxidoreductase subunit C codes for MPTESGLSGVPEQIDVRRGLFGVQGTGDTSGYGGLVRPVLLPGSTPRPYGGYFDDVADGLHAALAEAGVAFEEAIEKVVVFRGEITFGVRREYLRQVARTVRDEPDLRFEMCLGVSGVHYPQDAGRELHAVYPLLSITHNRRILLEVAVPDADPHIPSLSEIYPTNDWHERETYDFFGIVFDGHPALTRIQMPDDWSGHPQRKDYPLGGIPVEYKGAEIPPPDERRGYK; via the coding sequence GTGCCGACCGAAAGCGGATTGAGTGGTGTCCCCGAACAGATCGACGTACGCCGTGGACTGTTCGGTGTGCAGGGCACAGGTGACACCTCCGGATACGGGGGTCTCGTTCGCCCCGTCCTGCTACCGGGAAGTACGCCACGTCCTTACGGCGGATACTTCGACGACGTCGCGGACGGCCTTCATGCGGCGTTGGCCGAGGCGGGCGTGGCCTTCGAGGAGGCGATCGAGAAGGTCGTCGTCTTCCGCGGAGAGATCACCTTCGGTGTGCGCCGAGAGTATCTGCGGCAGGTCGCTCGTACCGTGCGCGACGAGCCCGATCTGCGTTTCGAGATGTGCCTGGGCGTCAGCGGGGTGCACTACCCGCAGGACGCGGGTCGCGAATTACACGCCGTATACCCGCTTCTGTCGATCACGCACAACCGTCGCATACTGCTCGAGGTTGCGGTCCCGGACGCCGATCCACACATTCCTTCGCTGAGCGAGATATACCCGACGAACGACTGGCACGAGCGGGAGACGTACGACTTCTTCGGCATCGTTTTCGACGGGCATCCGGCGCTGACCCGCATCCAGATGCCCGACGACTGGTCCGGCCATCCGCAGCGCAAGGACTACCCGCTCGGCGGAATCCCCGTCGAGTACAAGGGCGCGGAGATTCCGCCACCCGACGAACGCCGGGGGTACAAGTGA
- the nuoD gene encoding NADH dehydrogenase (quinone) subunit D: MSEDTVYTVSGQDWDEVVDAVKTASGDADSESREERIVVNMGPQHPSTHGVLRLILEIEGETVTEARCGIGYLHTGIEKNLEYRNWTQGVTFVTRMDYLSPFFNEAAYCLGVEKLLDITEQVPERANVIRVMLMELNRISSHLVALATGGMELGAVSAMLFGFRERELVLDVFEMITGLRMNHAYIRPGGLSQDLPPGAVEKVRELLTLMPERLRDMENLLNDNRIWKGRTEGIGYLDLTGCMALGVTGPMLRATGLPHDLRKSQPYCGYENYEFEVSTADTCDSYGRYLIRVDEMKESLKIVEQCLDRLRPGPVMAEDKKIAWPADLKLGPDGLGNSPEHVAKIMGSSMESLIHHFKLVTEGFRVPPGQVYTAVESPRGELGVHMVSDGGTRPYRVHFRDPSFTNLQSVAATCEGGMIADVIAAVASIDPVMGGVDR; encoded by the coding sequence ATGAGCGAAGACACCGTCTACACCGTTTCCGGTCAAGACTGGGATGAGGTCGTCGATGCGGTGAAGACGGCCTCGGGAGACGCGGATTCGGAGTCCCGTGAGGAACGGATCGTCGTCAACATGGGCCCGCAGCATCCGTCGACGCACGGTGTTCTGCGGTTGATCCTGGAGATCGAGGGCGAAACCGTAACCGAAGCCCGGTGCGGGATCGGCTACCTGCACACCGGAATCGAGAAGAATCTCGAATACCGAAACTGGACGCAGGGTGTCACCTTCGTGACCCGTATGGACTATTTGTCGCCGTTCTTCAACGAGGCGGCCTATTGCCTGGGCGTCGAGAAACTGCTCGACATCACCGAGCAGGTCCCGGAGCGGGCCAACGTCATCCGGGTCATGCTCATGGAACTCAATCGCATCTCCTCGCACCTGGTAGCCCTCGCCACCGGCGGCATGGAACTGGGCGCGGTCAGTGCGATGCTCTTCGGATTCCGTGAGCGCGAATTGGTTCTCGACGTGTTCGAGATGATCACCGGGCTCCGCATGAACCACGCGTACATCAGGCCCGGTGGACTCTCTCAGGACCTGCCGCCGGGAGCGGTCGAAAAGGTGCGTGAACTGCTGACGTTGATGCCGGAGCGGCTGCGGGACATGGAGAACCTTCTCAACGACAATCGCATCTGGAAGGGGCGCACTGAGGGCATCGGGTACCTCGATCTCACCGGGTGCATGGCTCTCGGAGTCACCGGACCGATGCTGCGCGCCACGGGTCTGCCGCACGATCTGCGCAAGTCGCAACCGTACTGCGGGTATGAGAACTACGAATTCGAGGTCAGCACTGCCGACACATGCGACTCCTACGGCCGTTACCTGATCCGGGTCGACGAAATGAAGGAATCGCTGAAGATCGTCGAGCAGTGCCTCGATCGGTTGCGGCCCGGCCCGGTAATGGCAGAGGACAAGAAGATCGCCTGGCCGGCGGACTTGAAACTTGGCCCAGACGGCCTGGGTAACTCACCCGAACACGTCGCGAAGATCATGGGCTCGTCGATGGAATCTCTGATCCACCATTTCAAGTTGGTGACCGAGGGCTTCAGGGTTCCCCCAGGGCAGGTCTACACCGCTGTGGAATCACCGCGAGGCGAGCTCGGTGTCCACATGGTCAGTGACGGGGGTACCCGACCGTATCGGGTGCATTTCCGCGACCCGTCTTTCACCAATCTCCAGTCGGTGGCCGCAACCTGCGAGGGCGGGA